In one window of Camelina sativa cultivar DH55 chromosome 15, Cs, whole genome shotgun sequence DNA:
- the LOC104747297 gene encoding magnesium-dependent phosphatase 1, with protein MADEKVKDEAMQIMGMFQILPRLVVFDLDYTLWPFYCECLSKREMPSLYPQAKGILSALKEKGIEMAIASRSPTSDIANTFLDKLNIKPMFVAKEIYSSWTHKTEHFQKIHTRTGVPFTAMLFFDDEDRNIKSVSKMGVTSILVGNGVTLGAFRQGLTEFTQNHNTIEKNKQVWRDKYSGKPASSETNKD; from the exons ATGGCGGACGAGAAGGTTAAAGATGAAGCGATGCAGATAATGGGAATGTTTCAGATTCTTCCGAGACTCGTCGTCTTTGATCTCGACTACACTCTCTGGCCTTTTTACTG CGAATGCCTTTCGAAACGCGAAATGCCGTCTCTGTATCCACAAGCAAAAGGTATACTGAGTGCTCTGAAAGAAAAGGGAATTGAAATGGCTATTGCTTCCAGATCTCCTACTTCTGATATTGCTAACACATTTCTTGATAAACTCAACATTAAGCCCATGTTTGTCGCCAAG gaaatttacTCAAGTTGGACTCACAAGACGGAACACTTTCAGAAGATTCACACAAGGACGGGAGTGCCTTTTACTGCCATGCTCTTCTTCGATGATGAGGACAGAAACATCAAATCA GTTTCGAAAATGGGAGTGACAAGCATCTTGGTGGGTAATGGAGTTACGCTTGGAGCATTCAGACAGGGGCTTACTGAATTTACTCAAAATCATAACACTATCGAGAAGAATAAACAGGTTTGGCGCGACAAGTATTCTGGAAAGCCTGCTTCATCAGAGACAAACAAAGACTGA
- the LOC104747298 gene encoding dynamin-related protein 3B isoform X2, whose amino-acid sequence MSVDDLPPSPSASAVTPLGSSVIPIVNKLQDIFAQLGSKSTIQLPQVAVVGSQSSGKSSVLEALVGRDFLPRGNDICTRRPLVLQLLQTKPRSEGGSDEEWGEFLHHNPAKRIYDFSEIRREIEAETNRISGGNKGVSDNPIRLKISSPNVLDISLVDLPGITKVPVGDQPSDIEARIRTMILSYIKNPSCLILAVTPANSDLANSDALQIAGNADPDGHRTIGVITKLDIMDRGTDARNHLLGKTIPLRLGYVGVVNRSQEDILMNRSIKDALIAEEKFFLSRPAYSGLTDRLGVPQLAKKLNQILVQHIKAMLPTLKSRINSALFATAKEYESYGDIRESRGGQGALLLSFLTKYCEAYSSTLEGKSKEMSTSELSGGARILYIFQSVFVKSLEEVDPCEDLTDEDIRTAIQNATGPRSALFVPDVPFEVLVRRQISRLLDPSLQCARFIYDELIKISHQCMMTELQRFPVLQKRMDEVIGNFLREGLEPSQAMIRDLLEMEMDYINTSHPNFIGGTKAVELAMQQVKSSRISHPVTRPKDTVEPEKAASSASQIKTRSFLGRQANGNVTDQGVLAAADAEKSGPAGNTWTGLASMFRGSDVQAAAKNNLLNRTFSEAAQAMYQNLSTIYLKEPPTVLRSSENHSEQESVEIQITKLLLKSYYDIVRKNVEDLVPKAIMHFLVNYSKRELHNVFIEKLYRENLIEELLKEPDELAIKRKRTQETLRILQQANRTLDELPLEAESVERGYRIGSEGKHEELPGTRRSRTETNGNGRF is encoded by the exons ATGTCCGTAGACGATCTTCCTCCGTCGCCCTCGGCCTCCGCCGTCACGCCACTAGGCTCCTCCGTGATTCCGATTGTGAACAAGCTTCAAGACATATTCGCTCAGCTAGGAAGCAAATCGACGATCCAGCTCCCGCAAGTAGCCGTCGTCGGGAGCCAAAGCAGCGGCAAATCCAGCGTCCTCGAAGCACTCGTCGGCCGTGATTTTCTTCCTCGCGGTAATGATATCTGCACGCGACGACCTCTCGTTCTCCAGCTCCTTCAGACGAAACCTCGCTCCGAAGGTGGATCCGATGAAGAGTGGGGCGAGTTTCTTCACCACAATCCTGCTAAACGTATCTATGATTTCTCCGAGATTCGCCGTGAGATTgag GCTGAGACTAATAGAATATCAGGAGGGAACAAAGGTGTATCAGATAATCCAATTCGTTTGAAAATATCTTCCCCTAATGTTTTGGATATCTCTCTTGTCGATCTTCCTGGTATCACTAAGGTTCCTGTTGGTGATCAGCCATCTGATATCGAAGCTCGTATAAGAACCATGATCTTGTCTTACATTAAGAACCCTAGCTGCTTGATACTTGCTGTTACCCCTGCTAATTCCGATTTAGCCAACTCAGACGCCTTGCAAATCGCTGGAAATGCTGATCCTGATG GTCATAGAACCATTGGTGTAATCACAAAG TTGGATATTATGGACAGAGGTACTGATGCTCGGAATCACCTTCTTGGAAAAACAATTCCTCTTCGACTTGGATATGTGGGAGTTGTAAATCGTAGTCAGGAG GATATTTTGATGAACCGTAGCATCAAGGATGCTCTTATTGCAGAGGAAAAGTTCTTTCTTAGTCGTCCT GCTTACAGCGGTCTCACTGATCGTTTGGGTGTTCCTCAACTAGCAAAGAAATTAAATCAG ATCCTTGTCCAACACATCAAGGCAATGCTTCCTACTTTAAAGTCGCGTATCAACAGTGCATTGTTTGCTACAGCAAAGGAGTATGAGAGCTATGGGGATATAAGAGAGTCCAGG GGTGGTCAAGGAGCTCTTCTCCTCAGTTTTCTTACAAAATACTGTGAAG CATACTCCTCAACCCTGGAAGGGAAAAGTAAAGAAATGTCTACATCTGAGCTTTCCGGTGGAGCAAGAATTCTCTACATCTTCCAATCAGTCTTTGTAAAGAGCTTAGAG GAGGTTGATCCGTGTGAAGACTTAACAGATGAGGATATTCGGACTGCAATACAAAATGCAACTGGTCCCAGATCTGCATTATTTGTTCCAGAT GTTCCATTTGAAGTTCTTGTCAGGAGGCAAATATCCCGTTTATTAGATCCCAGCCTTCAGTGTGCTAGGTTCATTTATGATGAGCTAATAAAG ATTAGTCATCAGTGTATGATGACTGAGTTACAGCGGTTTCCTGTCCTGCAAAAGCGCATGGACGAGGTTATTGGGAACTTTCTGCGAGAAGGTCTTGAACCTTCACAAGCAATGATCCGAGATCTTCTTGAAATGGAG ATGGATTACATAAATACCTCACACCCAAATTTTATTGGGGGAACCAAAGCTGTGGAGCTTGCAATGCAACAAGTAAAATCTTCTAGGATTTCGCATCCTGTTACGCGGCCAAAG GATACAGTGGAGCCTGAGAAGGCAGCGTCTTCTGCGAGTCAAATAAAAACCCGATCTTTTCTCGGCCGGCAAGCTAATGGAAACGTCACTGATCAG GGTGTTCTAGCTGCAGCAGATGCTGAAAAATCCGGACCAGCTG GAAACACCTGGACTGGTTTAGCATCAATGTTTCGGGGGAGTGATGTTCAGGCAGCTGCTAAAAACAACTTACTAAACAGAACATTCAGCGAAGCTGCTCAAGCTATGTATCAGAACTTGTCAACAATCTATTTGAAGGAG CCTCCAACTGTGTTGAGGTCATCTGAAAATCATTCAGAACAGGAGTCAGTTGAGATTCAGATAACAAAGCTATTATTGAAATCCTACTATGACATTGTAAGGAAGAATGTTGAGGACTTGGTCCCAAAAGCAATCATGCATTTTCTG GTAAATTACTCGAAACGTGAGCTGCACAATGTTTTCATCGAGAAGCTTTACAG GGAGAACTTGATTGAAGAATTGTTGAAAGAGCCGGATGAGTTAGCGATAAAGAGGAAACGCACGCAGGAGACTCTTCGCATTCTTCAGCAGGCTAATCGG ACATTAGACGAGCTGCCCTTAGAAGCGGAATCAGTTGAGAGAGGTTACAGAATTGGTTCTGAAGGGAAACATGAGGAGTTGCCGGGTACAAGAAGATCAAGGACAGAAACTAATGGGAACGGACGGTTCTGA
- the LOC104747298 gene encoding dynamin-related protein 3B isoform X1 — translation MSVDDLPPSPSASAVTPLGSSVIPIVNKLQDIFAQLGSKSTIQLPQVAVVGSQSSGKSSVLEALVGRDFLPRGNDICTRRPLVLQLLQTKPRSEGGSDEEWGEFLHHNPAKRIYDFSEIRREIEAETNRISGGNKGVSDNPIRLKISSPNVLDISLVDLPGITKVPVGDQPSDIEARIRTMILSYIKNPSCLILAVTPANSDLANSDALQIAGNADPDGHRTIGVITKLDIMDRGTDARNHLLGKTIPLRLGYVGVVNRSQEDILMNRSIKDALIAEEKFFLSRPAYSGLTDRLGVPQLAKKLNQILVQHIKAMLPTLKSRINSALFATAKEYESYGDIRESRGGQGALLLSFLTKYCEAYSSTLEGKSKEMSTSELSGGARILYIFQSVFVKSLEEVDPCEDLTDEDIRTAIQNATGPRSALFVPDVPFEVLVRRQISRLLDPSLQCARFIYDELIKISHQCMMTELQRFPVLQKRMDEVIGNFLREGLEPSQAMIRDLLEMEMDYINTSHPNFIGGTKAVELAMQQVKSSRISHPVTRPKDTVEPEKAASSASQIKTRSFLGRQANGNVTDQGVLAAADAEKSGPAGNTWTGLASMFRGSDVQAAAKNNLLNRTFSEAAQAMYQNLSTIYLKEPPTVLRSSENHSEQESVEIQITKLLLKSYYDIVRKNVEDLVPKAIMHFLVNYSKRELHNVFIEKLYRENLIEELLKEPDELAIKRKRTQETLRILQQANRTLDELPLEAESVERGYRIGSEGKHEELPGTRRSRTETNGNGRF, via the exons ATGTCCGTAGACGATCTTCCTCCGTCGCCCTCGGCCTCCGCCGTCACGCCACTAGGCTCCTCCGTGATTCCGATTGTGAACAAGCTTCAAGACATATTCGCTCAGCTAGGAAGCAAATCGACGATCCAGCTCCCGCAAGTAGCCGTCGTCGGGAGCCAAAGCAGCGGCAAATCCAGCGTCCTCGAAGCACTCGTCGGCCGTGATTTTCTTCCTCGCGGTAATGATATCTGCACGCGACGACCTCTCGTTCTCCAGCTCCTTCAGACGAAACCTCGCTCCGAAGGTGGATCCGATGAAGAGTGGGGCGAGTTTCTTCACCACAATCCTGCTAAACGTATCTATGATTTCTCCGAGATTCGCCGTGAGATTgag GCTGAGACTAATAGAATATCAGGAGGGAACAAAGGTGTATCAGATAATCCAATTCGTTTGAAAATATCTTCCCCTAATGTTTTGGATATCTCTCTTGTCGATCTTCCTGGTATCACTAAGGTTCCTGTTGGTGATCAGCCATCTGATATCGAAGCTCGTATAAGAACCATGATCTTGTCTTACATTAAGAACCCTAGCTGCTTGATACTTGCTGTTACCCCTGCTAATTCCGATTTAGCCAACTCAGACGCCTTGCAAATCGCTGGAAATGCTGATCCTGATG GTCATAGAACCATTGGTGTAATCACAAAG TTGGATATTATGGACAGAGGTACTGATGCTCGGAATCACCTTCTTGGAAAAACAATTCCTCTTCGACTTGGATATGTGGGAGTTGTAAATCGTAGTCAGGAG GATATTTTGATGAACCGTAGCATCAAGGATGCTCTTATTGCAGAGGAAAAGTTCTTTCTTAGTCGTCCT GCTTACAGCGGTCTCACTGATCGTTTGGGTGTTCCTCAACTAGCAAAGAAATTAAATCAG ATCCTTGTCCAACACATCAAGGCAATGCTTCCTACTTTAAAGTCGCGTATCAACAGTGCATTGTTTGCTACAGCAAAGGAGTATGAGAGCTATGGGGATATAAGAGAGTCCAGG GGTGGTCAAGGAGCTCTTCTCCTCAGTTTTCTTACAAAATACTGTGAAG CATACTCCTCAACCCTGGAAGGGAAAAGTAAAGAAATGTCTACATCTGAGCTTTCCGGTGGAGCAAGAATTCTCTACATCTTCCAATCAGTCTTTGTAAAGAGCTTAGAG GAGGTTGATCCGTGTGAAGACTTAACAGATGAGGATATTCGGACTGCAATACAAAATGCAACTGGTCCCAGATCTGCATTATTTGTTCCAGAT GTTCCATTTGAAGTTCTTGTCAGGAGGCAAATATCCCGTTTATTAGATCCCAGCCTTCAGTGTGCTAGGTTCATTTATGATGAGCTAATAAAG ATTAGTCATCAGTGTATGATGACTGAGTTACAGCGGTTTCCTGTCCTGCAAAAGCGCATGGACGAGGTTATTGGGAACTTTCTGCGAGAAGGTCTTGAACCTTCACAAGCAATGATCCGAGATCTTCTTGAAATGGAG ATGGATTACATAAATACCTCACACCCAAATTTTATTGGGGGAACCAAAGCTGTGGAGCTTGCAATGCAACAAGTAAAATCTTCTAGGATTTCGCATCCTGTTACGCGGCCAAAG GATACAGTGGAGCCTGAGAAGGCAGCGTCTTCTGCGAGTCAAATAAAAACCCGATCTTTTCTCGGCCGGCAAGCTAATGGAAACGTCACTGATCAG GGTGTTCTAGCTGCAGCAGATGCTGAAAAATCCGGACCAGCTG GAAACACCTGGACTGGTTTAGCATCAATGTTTCGGGGGAGTGATGTTCAGGCAGCTGCTAAAAACAA CTTACTAAACAGAACATTCAGCGAAGCTGCTCAAGCTATGTATCAGAACTTGTCAACAATCTATTTGAAGGAG CCTCCAACTGTGTTGAGGTCATCTGAAAATCATTCAGAACAGGAGTCAGTTGAGATTCAGATAACAAAGCTATTATTGAAATCCTACTATGACATTGTAAGGAAGAATGTTGAGGACTTGGTCCCAAAAGCAATCATGCATTTTCTG GTAAATTACTCGAAACGTGAGCTGCACAATGTTTTCATCGAGAAGCTTTACAG GGAGAACTTGATTGAAGAATTGTTGAAAGAGCCGGATGAGTTAGCGATAAAGAGGAAACGCACGCAGGAGACTCTTCGCATTCTTCAGCAGGCTAATCGG ACATTAGACGAGCTGCCCTTAGAAGCGGAATCAGTTGAGAGAGGTTACAGAATTGGTTCTGAAGGGAAACATGAGGAGTTGCCGGGTACAAGAAGATCAAGGACAGAAACTAATGGGAACGGACGGTTCTGA